Proteins encoded together in one Chitinophaga sp. LS1 window:
- a CDS encoding CcmD family protein, whose amino-acid sequence MINKAISFCCTCLLLLVSLLTFGQEPASQQQNTETGPVNEFFRSNGKIYVVVGVLLIIFIGIVIFLVRLDRKISKLERRERADTL is encoded by the coding sequence ATGATTAACAAAGCGATTTCTTTCTGTTGTACCTGTTTGTTGTTATTAGTATCCCTGCTGACCTTTGGACAAGAGCCGGCATCACAACAACAGAATACGGAGACTGGACCGGTAAATGAATTTTTTCGTAGCAATGGCAAGATATATGTGGTAGTAGGAGTCCTGCTGATCATCTTTATTGGAATTGTGATTTTTTTAGTTCGCCTGGATAGGAAGATCAGTAAGCTGGAGCGTAGGGAACGTGCTGATACCCTCTAA
- a CDS encoding ABC transporter ATP-binding protein, translating into MLTSATTQQTLLSIRNLTVSFAGHQAVKDISLDIRKGEIMGIVGESGSGKSVTSLALMRLIQSPGLISAGSLLYQVDPEKPPVNLPDLSESEMRKWRGNEIAMIFQEPMTALNPLHTCGAQVMEVLRLHKKVSASEAREQTLALFRQVRLPDPEKILHRYPHQLSGGQKQRVMIAMAISCQPRLLIADEPTTALDVTVQKTILALLKELQQQTGMSVVFITHDLGVIAEIADRVAVMYKGQIVEQGSVQEIFTHPQHPYTKGLLACRPPLDKRLYRLPVTHDFMEVDTAGQIQEKGQAVQSLVQSLEIPAEKIILREQYIAQQPPLLEVKDLHTWFPASRNIFGKVLSWTKAVNGVSFTVKEGETMGLVGESGCGKTTLGRTLLRLTPPTGGSILYKGKDLCQLPASEMRDLRKELQIIFQDPYSSLNPRLTVGQAILEPLQVHGLYANDQQRKEKVQELLDKVNLLPEHYYRYPHEFSGGQRQRIVIARALALQPSFIICDESVAALDVSIQAQVLNLLMRLREEFGFTYIFISHDLSVVRFISDRMIVMNKGRIEEAGLADQVYEHPQSAYTKQLISSIPKNIYA; encoded by the coding sequence ATGCTCACATCTGCCACTACGCAACAAACATTACTTTCCATCCGGAATCTAACCGTTTCCTTCGCCGGCCATCAGGCGGTGAAGGATATTTCTCTGGATATCAGAAAAGGGGAGATTATGGGAATAGTCGGAGAATCCGGCTCCGGAAAGTCTGTGACGTCGCTGGCCCTGATGCGGCTCATTCAGTCCCCTGGACTTATTTCAGCTGGTAGTTTATTGTACCAGGTTGACCCGGAAAAGCCCCCTGTTAATCTTCCCGATCTCTCCGAAAGTGAGATGCGCAAATGGAGAGGCAATGAAATCGCAATGATCTTTCAGGAGCCGATGACGGCACTGAACCCGTTACATACCTGTGGTGCACAGGTTATGGAAGTGCTCCGTCTGCATAAGAAAGTCTCTGCCAGTGAGGCAAGGGAGCAAACATTAGCTTTATTCAGGCAGGTGCGCCTACCAGATCCGGAGAAGATCCTGCACCGTTATCCACATCAGTTGTCCGGCGGTCAGAAACAACGAGTCATGATTGCCATGGCCATCAGCTGTCAACCCCGCCTGCTGATAGCTGATGAACCGACTACAGCCCTGGACGTTACCGTACAAAAGACTATTCTCGCCCTGTTAAAGGAACTGCAACAGCAAACAGGTATGAGCGTGGTGTTTATCACCCATGACCTGGGTGTGATTGCAGAAATCGCTGACAGGGTCGCGGTGATGTACAAAGGGCAGATTGTAGAGCAGGGCAGTGTACAGGAGATATTCACACATCCACAACATCCTTATACCAAGGGCCTGCTGGCCTGCCGCCCTCCACTGGATAAAAGATTATACAGACTGCCGGTGACCCACGACTTTATGGAAGTGGACACTGCCGGTCAGATTCAGGAAAAAGGCCAGGCCGTACAATCGCTGGTACAAAGCCTCGAAATTCCTGCTGAAAAGATAATTCTCAGAGAACAGTACATTGCACAGCAACCTCCATTGTTGGAGGTAAAGGACCTGCATACCTGGTTTCCTGCCTCCCGCAATATATTCGGAAAGGTCCTGAGCTGGACCAAAGCCGTGAATGGGGTGAGCTTTACAGTCAAAGAAGGTGAAACAATGGGGTTGGTAGGGGAGTCAGGATGTGGAAAGACGACCCTTGGTCGTACCTTGCTACGACTCACGCCTCCCACTGGCGGAAGCATATTATATAAAGGGAAAGACCTTTGCCAGTTGCCGGCTTCAGAGATGCGGGACCTCCGCAAAGAGCTGCAAATCATATTTCAGGATCCTTACTCGTCCCTGAATCCACGTCTGACCGTAGGTCAGGCCATTCTGGAACCGTTGCAGGTACACGGATTATATGCTAATGATCAGCAGCGTAAAGAAAAGGTACAGGAATTGCTGGATAAAGTAAATCTGTTGCCGGAGCATTATTACCGTTATCCACATGAGTTTTCGGGTGGGCAGCGGCAGCGGATAGTCATCGCCCGTGCGTTGGCGTTACAACCTTCATTTATCATTTGCGATGAGTCGGTTGCCGCCCTGGACGTAAGTATACAGGCGCAGGTATTGAATCTGCTGATGCGCTTACGGGAAGAGTTTGGATTTACGTATATATTCATATCGCACGATCTATCGGTAGTGCGTTTTATCAGTGACAGAATGATTGTCATGAACAAGGGGAGGATAGAGGAAGCCGGCTTGGCCGATCAGGTCTATGAACATCCACAGAGTGCATATACAAAGCAGCTCATTAGTTCTATTCCTAAAAACATTTATGCGTAA
- a CDS encoding 3-deoxy-D-manno-octulosonic acid transferase: protein MLGNAIYNIGIRSYRAGVGLAAIIGNAKAKLWIEGRRHWRERMKEQLKGSGPLIWVHAASLGEFEQGRPVLEAIRAQYPHCRILLTFYSPSGYEVRKNYQGADYVYYLPLDTPGNATDFLDIVHPTLVIFIKYEFWYHFLTALSQRQLPVLLISGIFRPNQLFFKPYGGIFRQLLRQFDWIFVQNQDSLDLIRQLGIERASLAGDTRFDRVSALLEEPASLPAIETFISGRKAVIAGSTWEADEQALAEWWKTNAKPDRCLILAPHEIHEAHIKQVQSLFPGAVRYSQGGQGEVLIIDNIGLLSLLYRYARVTFIGGGFGKDGIHNILEPATYSKPVVFGPVFHKYPEAAALLAAGGGATIANVSALTTEMESLLEDNTRCMQIGNAAGRFVAENKGATGKILAYIQEKRFFTKA, encoded by the coding sequence ATGCTGGGAAATGCCATATATAATATAGGAATAAGATCATACCGGGCCGGGGTTGGGCTGGCTGCAATTATCGGCAATGCCAAAGCGAAACTGTGGATTGAAGGCCGCCGTCACTGGCGGGAACGGATGAAGGAACAGCTGAAAGGATCCGGCCCCCTCATTTGGGTGCATGCCGCCTCGCTGGGTGAATTTGAGCAGGGGAGACCCGTGCTGGAGGCGATCCGGGCCCAATACCCCCATTGCCGTATCCTGCTCACCTTTTATTCCCCATCCGGGTACGAGGTGCGTAAGAATTACCAGGGAGCTGATTACGTATACTACCTCCCGTTGGATACTCCGGGCAATGCCACAGATTTCCTGGACATCGTACATCCGACACTGGTGATCTTTATTAAATATGAGTTCTGGTATCATTTCCTGACAGCCTTGTCCCAAAGGCAGCTACCAGTATTGCTTATTTCCGGTATTTTCAGACCTAACCAGTTATTTTTCAAGCCTTATGGTGGTATTTTCAGACAATTGCTCCGGCAGTTTGACTGGATTTTTGTACAAAACCAGGATTCGCTGGACCTGATCCGGCAGCTGGGTATTGAAAGAGCAAGCCTGGCTGGGGATACCCGTTTTGACAGGGTATCGGCGCTGTTGGAGGAGCCTGCCTCTTTGCCCGCTATCGAAACCTTTATCAGTGGCCGTAAGGCTGTGATAGCAGGTAGTACCTGGGAAGCCGATGAACAGGCACTGGCTGAATGGTGGAAAACAAATGCGAAACCCGATCGCTGTTTGATACTGGCGCCGCATGAGATTCATGAAGCGCATATTAAACAGGTGCAGTCATTGTTCCCCGGCGCTGTCCGTTATTCACAGGGCGGTCAGGGCGAGGTGCTGATCATTGATAATATTGGTCTGTTGTCCCTGTTATATCGTTATGCCCGCGTCACCTTTATCGGTGGGGGATTTGGAAAAGATGGCATTCACAATATCCTGGAGCCGGCTACTTACAGCAAGCCGGTAGTATTCGGGCCAGTATTCCATAAATACCCGGAAGCAGCTGCATTATTGGCAGCAGGTGGTGGTGCGACCATTGCTAATGTCAGTGCATTAACTACAGAAATGGAATCCTTACTGGAAGACAATACCCGCTGTATGCAAATAGGTAATGCCGCCGGCCGTTTTGTGGCCGAAAATAAGGGTGCAACCGGAAAAATTCTGGCTTATATTCAGGAGAAACGTTTTTTCACCAAAGCATAG
- a CDS encoding AMP nucleosidase: MKTKDEIVANWLPRYTGEKLENFGSHILLTNFSNYLNLFAEWNNVKIVGNGKAMQCATANDITIINFGMGSPGAATIMDLLTAISPNAVLFLGKCGGLKKKNNVGDLILPIAAIRGEGTSNDYFPPEVPALPSFALQKAISTTIREYGCDYWTGTCYSTNRRVWEHDVEFKRYLEKIRAMAVDMETATIFSVGFYNKIPTGALLLVSDQPMVPEGVKTEESDKKVTSDYVNNHLKIGIDSLKALINSHQTVKHLRF, from the coding sequence ATGAAGACAAAAGACGAAATAGTAGCTAATTGGCTTCCCCGCTACACCGGAGAAAAGCTGGAGAACTTTGGCTCCCACATCCTCCTCACCAACTTTAGTAATTACCTTAATTTATTTGCAGAATGGAACAATGTCAAGATCGTTGGCAATGGCAAAGCAATGCAATGTGCCACTGCAAATGACATTACCATCATCAATTTTGGTATGGGAAGCCCTGGTGCCGCTACCATCATGGACCTGCTGACAGCTATTTCACCCAATGCCGTATTATTCCTTGGCAAATGCGGTGGTCTGAAGAAAAAGAATAATGTTGGAGACCTGATCCTGCCTATTGCAGCTATCAGAGGTGAAGGTACCTCCAATGACTACTTCCCGCCCGAAGTTCCTGCACTGCCCTCATTTGCCCTTCAAAAGGCAATTTCCACCACCATCCGTGAATATGGCTGCGACTACTGGACAGGTACCTGCTACAGCACCAACCGCCGTGTATGGGAACATGATGTGGAATTCAAACGCTACCTGGAAAAGATCAGGGCAATGGCCGTGGATATGGAAACAGCCACCATCTTTTCAGTAGGTTTCTACAATAAGATCCCTACCGGTGCATTATTACTGGTTTCTGACCAACCTATGGTTCCGGAAGGAGTGAAGACAGAAGAATCTGATAAGAAAGTGACTTCTGATTATGTGAACAATCACCTCAAGATCGGTATTGACTCGCTGAAAGCGCTGATCAATAGTCACCAGACAGTGAAGCATCTACGATTCTAA
- the ccsA gene encoding cytochrome c biogenesis protein CcsA: MAKHWWKALAVILLIYTIIAGFTINIPLIGTNQQSSRGLFFHVPMWMCMYTMFSISVANSLLYLTKYDLKKDALAGAAGSVGVFFGILGFCTGTLWATYTWGGTITNDAKQQLTAVALLIYMAYLVLRMSIPDIDKRARISAVFNIFAFALLIPLTYIIPRMVESLHPGAAGSPTFASKDTDGSMKTVLYPAFIGWVLMSVWIYTLVVRYKKLELKNIFK; this comes from the coding sequence ATGGCAAAGCACTGGTGGAAAGCTTTAGCGGTAATACTTCTCATCTACACTATAATTGCTGGGTTTACAATTAATATACCCCTTATAGGTACGAATCAGCAATCATCCCGGGGACTATTTTTCCACGTACCGATGTGGATGTGTATGTATACCATGTTTAGCATTTCGGTAGCAAATTCCCTGCTCTATCTCACAAAATACGATTTGAAGAAAGATGCCCTGGCTGGCGCAGCCGGTAGTGTAGGCGTATTCTTTGGCATACTGGGTTTTTGTACCGGTACGCTGTGGGCAACGTATACCTGGGGCGGAACAATCACGAATGACGCCAAACAACAGCTTACCGCTGTTGCTCTGCTCATATATATGGCTTACCTGGTACTGCGCATGTCTATTCCGGACATCGATAAGCGTGCACGTATCTCTGCCGTGTTTAACATTTTCGCATTTGCTTTGTTGATTCCCTTAACATATATCATCCCACGCATGGTGGAATCTCTTCACCCAGGTGCCGCCGGCTCTCCTACGTTTGCCTCAAAAGATACTGATGGCAGTATGAAGACGGTGCTCTATCCCGCATTCATTGGCTGGGTACTGATGAGTGTCTGGATCTATACCCTCGTGGTGCGCTACAAAAAATTAGAGTTAAAAAATATTTTTAAATGA
- a CDS encoding type I restriction enzyme HsdR N-terminal domain-containing protein, with translation MITIEFPPPDFKIITENAKDLIFDRFRKKYVVLTPEEWVRQNFLNYLVATLKYPASLIGIEKEIYLGEMKKRYDIVVFNKNHQPWMIVECKEMGIPLSQTTLEQIVRYHMVLPAAYLVITNGINTWCCEHNVQAGRWDFIEMLPSHQ, from the coding sequence ATGATTACCATCGAATTTCCCCCTCCTGACTTCAAAATCATCACTGAAAACGCTAAAGACCTGATCTTCGACCGTTTCCGGAAAAAATACGTTGTCCTCACCCCTGAAGAATGGGTACGTCAAAACTTTCTGAATTATCTCGTCGCTACCCTTAAATACCCGGCATCCCTGATAGGCATTGAAAAAGAGATCTACCTGGGAGAGATGAAAAAGCGCTATGACATCGTAGTTTTCAACAAAAATCACCAGCCCTGGATGATCGTGGAGTGCAAGGAGATGGGGATTCCCCTCAGCCAGACTACTTTAGAGCAGATCGTTCGCTATCATATGGTATTGCCCGCTGCCTATCTGGTGATCACCAACGGCATCAATACCTGGTGCTGCGAACATAATGTGCAGGCCGGCCGCTGGGATTTCATTGAAATGCTACCCTCGCACCAATAA
- a CDS encoding Glu/Leu/Phe/Val family dehydrogenase, with translation MAQEQHISFFQNVEKSFDKAAGFTKWEKGILEQIKACNAVYRMKFPVRVGDTIEVIEAYRVQHSHHKLPCKGGIRFSEEVNQDEVMALASLMTYKCAIVNVPFGGAKGGIKINPRNYSPFQLENITRRYTAELVKKNFIGPGIDVPAPDYGTGEREMSWILDTYMSLRPGEIDGYGCVTGKPVSQGGVRGRKEATGLGVFYGLQELCNIREDMKKVGLEPGLIGKRVIVQGMGNVGYHAAKYFHEAGSVIVGLIEYDGAIYNEKGLDPDKVLKHRNETGSIINFPGAQTLAKNTDGLELDCDILIPAALENVIHKGNAANIKARIIGEAANGPITPEADDILNKKGVIVVPDMFLNAGGVTVSYFEWLKNLSHVRYGRLGKRFDENMNIHILGVIEEMTGKSVSERERKFIAHGADEVDLVYSGLEETMHAALHEVREIMVNHPDVHDMRTAAYICAIDKVGAAYEQLGIFP, from the coding sequence ATGGCGCAAGAACAGCACATAAGCTTTTTTCAGAACGTTGAAAAAAGCTTTGACAAAGCCGCAGGTTTCACGAAATGGGAGAAGGGCATTCTCGAGCAGATTAAAGCTTGTAATGCCGTTTACCGTATGAAATTCCCCGTACGCGTAGGTGATACGATTGAAGTGATCGAAGCCTATCGTGTACAGCACTCACACCACAAACTTCCTTGTAAAGGTGGTATCCGCTTCAGTGAAGAAGTGAACCAGGATGAGGTAATGGCCCTTGCCTCCCTGATGACTTACAAATGTGCCATCGTAAACGTACCCTTCGGTGGTGCAAAAGGTGGTATCAAAATCAATCCCCGCAATTATTCCCCATTCCAGCTGGAAAACATTACCCGTCGTTACACTGCTGAACTGGTAAAGAAAAACTTTATCGGCCCTGGTATCGATGTACCTGCTCCTGATTATGGCACCGGTGAAAGGGAAATGAGCTGGATCCTGGATACTTATATGAGTCTTCGTCCGGGAGAAATAGATGGTTATGGCTGCGTAACGGGTAAACCCGTATCACAGGGCGGTGTAAGAGGTCGTAAAGAAGCTACGGGTCTGGGTGTATTCTATGGTTTGCAGGAACTATGTAATATCAGGGAAGATATGAAAAAGGTCGGTCTGGAGCCAGGTCTCATTGGCAAAAGGGTGATCGTACAGGGTATGGGTAACGTAGGTTACCATGCCGCTAAATACTTCCATGAAGCAGGTTCTGTCATCGTAGGTCTGATCGAATATGATGGTGCGATCTACAATGAGAAAGGCCTGGATCCTGACAAGGTATTGAAACACAGGAACGAAACTGGTTCAATCATCAACTTCCCGGGGGCACAAACTCTGGCGAAAAATACAGACGGACTGGAACTGGATTGTGATATCCTGATCCCTGCCGCACTGGAAAATGTGATACACAAAGGCAATGCTGCTAATATTAAAGCCCGTATTATCGGTGAAGCTGCAAATGGTCCTATTACACCAGAAGCAGATGATATCCTGAATAAGAAAGGCGTGATTGTAGTGCCGGATATGTTCCTGAATGCAGGTGGGGTGACCGTATCTTACTTTGAGTGGCTCAAGAACCTTAGCCATGTACGTTATGGTCGTCTGGGCAAACGTTTTGATGAGAATATGAATATTCACATTCTTGGCGTGATTGAAGAAATGACAGGTAAGAGCGTGTCAGAAAGAGAAAGAAAATTCATTGCACACGGTGCGGACGAAGTGGATCTGGTATATTCCGGTCTGGAAGAAACTATGCATGCTGCTTTGCACGAAGTGCGTGAGATCATGGTGAACCATCCTGATGTACACGATATGCGTACTGCCGCTTATATCTGTGCAATTGATAAAGTAGGCGCAGCTTACGAACAACTGGGTATTTTCCCTTGA
- the accC gene encoding acetyl-CoA carboxylase biotin carboxylase subunit, protein MKKILVANRGEIALRIMRSAREMGIATVAVYSEADRTMPFVQYADEAICIGPAPSSQSYLQIEKILAAAKQAGADAIHPGYGFLSENARFAAAVIAAGITFIGPSAYAIEMMGSKLAAKQAAQKFGVPMVPGTETPLRSLEEAQEVVKKTGFPILIKASAGGGGKGMRVVNAASELEEQIRLAKSEAMSAFGDDAVFIEKYVGAPRHIEIQILGDQHGNYVYLFERECSIQRRHQKLIEEAPSSCLTPDIRSAMGKCALDVAKACNYYGAGTVEFLVDEQLQFYFLEMNTRLQVEHPVTELITGLDLVKEQIRIARGEKLSFSQEDLTINGHAIELRICAEDPASNFLPDTGTLETYVRPQGYGIRVDDGYEAGMDISIYYDPMIAKLIAWGANREEARERLIRAIAEYQVKGIQTTLPFGSWALQQPAFINGQFDTNFIGKYFTPQSLETPSPDAARAAALLAVQVWQEELRKAQQQPVNQAGGRWKTRR, encoded by the coding sequence ATGAAAAAAATACTGGTAGCCAATCGCGGCGAAATCGCACTACGTATTATGCGATCTGCACGGGAAATGGGCATTGCTACTGTAGCGGTGTATTCTGAAGCTGACCGTACCATGCCCTTTGTACAATATGCTGATGAAGCTATCTGTATAGGCCCTGCCCCATCCAGCCAATCCTACCTGCAAATCGAAAAGATCCTGGCAGCAGCCAAACAAGCCGGAGCGGATGCCATCCATCCGGGTTATGGATTTCTAAGCGAAAATGCCCGTTTTGCTGCAGCGGTGATTGCCGCCGGTATTACTTTCATTGGCCCCAGCGCCTACGCCATCGAAATGATGGGTAGCAAACTGGCCGCCAAACAAGCCGCTCAAAAATTCGGCGTACCAATGGTACCCGGTACCGAAACGCCCCTACGCAGCCTTGAGGAGGCCCAGGAGGTCGTGAAAAAAACCGGCTTCCCTATTCTGATCAAAGCCTCTGCCGGTGGTGGAGGTAAAGGTATGCGGGTAGTAAACGCAGCCTCAGAGCTGGAAGAACAGATCCGGCTGGCCAAAAGTGAAGCCATGAGCGCCTTTGGCGACGATGCCGTTTTCATTGAAAAATATGTAGGTGCTCCCCGCCACATTGAAATACAAATACTGGGTGACCAGCATGGTAATTACGTATATCTCTTTGAACGTGAGTGTTCTATACAACGCCGTCACCAGAAACTGATCGAAGAAGCGCCCTCCTCCTGCCTGACACCGGATATCCGTTCCGCCATGGGCAAGTGCGCGCTTGATGTAGCCAAAGCCTGTAACTATTATGGGGCCGGCACAGTAGAGTTCCTCGTAGATGAACAGTTACAATTTTATTTCCTGGAAATGAACACCCGCCTGCAGGTGGAACACCCGGTGACAGAACTGATCACTGGACTGGACCTGGTAAAAGAGCAGATCAGGATAGCCAGAGGGGAAAAATTATCTTTTTCACAGGAAGACCTGACAATAAATGGCCATGCCATCGAGTTAAGGATATGTGCAGAAGACCCTGCCAGCAATTTCCTGCCGGATACAGGTACACTTGAAACTTATGTACGCCCTCAGGGATATGGGATCAGGGTAGATGACGGGTATGAAGCAGGCATGGATATATCTATATATTATGACCCAATGATTGCCAAACTCATTGCCTGGGGCGCTAACAGAGAGGAAGCAAGGGAAAGATTGATCCGTGCGATTGCTGAGTACCAGGTAAAAGGGATCCAGACCACTTTACCCTTTGGCAGCTGGGCACTGCAACAACCTGCATTCATCAACGGACAATTCGATACTAATTTTATAGGGAAATACTTCACGCCACAATCTTTGGAAACTCCGTCGCCGGATGCAGCCCGGGCGGCCGCACTTCTGGCTGTACAGGTTTGGCAGGAGGAACTGCGAAAAGCACAACAGCAACCTGTAAACCAGGCGGGAGGCAGATGGAAAACCCGCCGCTAA
- a CDS encoding heme exporter protein CcmB: MKSTAFQQTITLVKKDILLELRQKYALYGVLLYIISTVFVINLMIGKPEEKTWNALFWVVQLFVSVNAIAKSFLQENRGRLLYFYSLVHPRNFIIAKLIYNILLMALMSIITLVCCILFMGNPIINISYFLGVIMLGGLSLSLLFTMLAAIAAQANQNAALMAIMGFPIMLPLLTMLSNIARSSFITVYQPGLPKMFLMLGAMDILIVGLSLILFPFLWKD; this comes from the coding sequence ATGAAATCGACCGCATTCCAACAAACAATTACCCTGGTAAAAAAAGACATATTACTGGAATTACGTCAGAAATATGCGCTTTATGGGGTTCTGCTCTATATCATTTCTACCGTATTTGTCATTAACCTGATGATAGGCAAGCCGGAAGAAAAGACCTGGAATGCACTTTTCTGGGTGGTACAGTTATTTGTTTCTGTCAATGCGATTGCCAAGAGCTTTTTGCAGGAAAACCGGGGGCGGCTGTTGTATTTTTACTCACTGGTACATCCCCGTAACTTCATCATTGCTAAGCTGATATATAATATTCTGCTCATGGCGCTCATGAGTATAATTACCCTGGTATGCTGCATTCTCTTTATGGGCAATCCTATTATTAATATATCCTATTTCCTGGGTGTTATTATGCTGGGGGGCCTCAGCCTTTCCCTGCTTTTTACCATGCTGGCGGCCATTGCAGCTCAGGCCAATCAGAATGCGGCACTCATGGCAATCATGGGATTCCCGATTATGCTTCCCTTGTTAACTATGCTGTCGAACATCGCCCGTTCCTCATTTATCACTGTCTATCAGCCCGGTCTGCCTAAGATGTTCCTGATGTTGGGTGCCATGGATATACTCATCGTAGGCTTGTCCCTGATTCTATTCCCTTTTTTATGGAAGGATTAG
- a CDS encoding thymidine kinase, whose translation MFIEPSLAGGRRGWIEVICGSMFSGKTEELIRRLKRARIANLKVEIFKPVIDTRYDVQHIVSHDESRIKSTPLENSQQILLLAQDVDVVGIDEAQFFDGELMEVCDQLALRGIRVIVAGLDMDYMGKPFGQMPFLLAKADYITKLHAICVKCGNIANYSYRKSADKHTVLLGETDLYEPRCRHCYYEE comes from the coding sequence ATGTTTATTGAACCTTCTCTTGCAGGAGGGCGAAGGGGTTGGATAGAAGTGATCTGTGGCTCAATGTTTTCTGGAAAAACGGAGGAGTTGATCAGGAGATTAAAAAGGGCCCGCATTGCCAATTTAAAAGTCGAAATATTTAAACCGGTCATAGATACCCGCTACGACGTACAACATATTGTTTCTCACGATGAAAGCAGAATAAAAAGCACCCCTCTTGAGAACTCCCAGCAGATCCTGTTGCTTGCGCAAGACGTAGATGTCGTGGGCATAGACGAAGCCCAGTTCTTTGATGGTGAATTGATGGAAGTGTGCGACCAGCTGGCATTACGTGGAATTCGTGTAATTGTGGCAGGTCTGGACATGGATTACATGGGTAAGCCATTTGGGCAGATGCCATTTTTGCTGGCGAAGGCAGATTACATTACCAAGCTGCACGCCATCTGCGTGAAGTGTGGCAACATCGCCAATTATTCTTACCGTAAATCAGCCGATAAGCATACCGTATTGTTAGGAGAAACAGACCTGTACGAACCCCGTTGCAGGCACTGTTATTACGAAGAGTAG
- a CDS encoding GtrA family protein, with translation MRRFILLVISFFYRPFAKVMPFQTFRYLACGGGNTVLDICLYYISYHYILGGGNDLIPPADVVLPFITIQAHIAALFMALAVTFPTGFLLSKYIVFSESNLRGRVQLVRYFMMVGTCLLLNYGFMKLFVDYLHFYPTPSKILTTCFVVIFSYLAQKRFTFKVKVAEQK, from the coding sequence ATGAGACGGTTTATTTTATTAGTTATTTCGTTTTTCTACCGCCCATTTGCCAAAGTGATGCCCTTTCAGACCTTCCGCTACCTGGCATGTGGTGGAGGTAATACGGTGTTGGACATATGTTTATATTATATCAGCTACCATTACATCCTTGGAGGAGGTAACGACCTCATTCCCCCTGCTGACGTAGTCTTACCATTTATCACTATACAGGCGCATATCGCAGCTTTATTTATGGCGCTTGCTGTCACTTTTCCCACAGGTTTCCTGTTGAGCAAATACATCGTATTCTCTGAATCCAACCTGAGAGGCCGGGTACAACTGGTCCGCTACTTTATGATGGTAGGCACCTGCCTGCTGCTGAACTATGGATTCATGAAATTGTTTGTAGACTACCTGCACTTCTACCCTACTCCTTCCAAAATACTGACTACCTGCTTTGTTGTAATATTCAGTTACCTGGCACAGAAGAGGTTCACATTCAAGGTAAAAGTAGCGGAGCAAAAATAA